The DNA region GCCTATGGAGGccacacaatgcccattgtgtgagaaggggaactggaagttcacCAGCgtcagtgtcctgccagctcagccaggccctctggaacattggggtccacgaccaccagggaccaccagagagaccccAAGACCGAACAACACATGGgtgaaggggaggggaaatatgtGAATGATTTTGGGGAAACCATTATCATATTTATGTTTAGTCTGGgaaaatcaatgaatatgtatgcaatatacagaatataaacagaaactttcctttACTCAGCCTGCAGGGCTTTGGGATGAGCTGTCCCCGTGCATCCCCCGGAATaaataatgctgctttttaatgctgcattggtgttaaggagttttctattttactgaatttttggtaatactcccactgccaaggaaagctctgtctgctgctgttcacaaacacagaagggctggtggcagatgttGGGCTCAGAGGTcgcctggggcacagtgaccatgaaataattaagttttcaatgttctgggaaagaaggaggggcagcaacaaaacttctgcactggaattaggaagggcagactttggcctgttttgGATGCTGATTTTGGGAGTACTGAATCAGGTCCtgattttttgaaggaaaacatcccttaaaaacaaaggggtccaggaaggatggacatATTTCAAGGAAGTAATcttaagggggaaggagcagcctgtcctaGTGTGGCAAAAGATGAGCTAGTGCGGAAAATGACTggcctggctggccatggagatTTTGTGGGAACTCAAGGGTAACAAGAAGTGCATCAGCTTTGGACAGAAGGTCAAGCAGCTTAGGAAATGTTTAAGAATGTTGTGAAGTCGTGCGGAAAAAAAGTCAAGGGGTGAAAGCTCAATTAGAGTTTAACCTGAccacttctgtgaaaaaaatagaCAAGGTTTCCACAATTAAATTAATAGCAAAACATGGGATAAGGAGAACCTCTACTTTTTATTGGATGCAGTGGGGAATATAGACACTAAAGataaggagaaggcagagcttcTTAACATCTTGTTTCTCTCAATTTTTGATATTAGGGCAGGCTGTCCTCAGGACaagtgctctgctgagctggtaGATGgtacagggagcagaacaggcccctgtaatccaggagggagcagctggtGACCTGCTGAGCAACTCAGATGCTCACAAGTGTCTCTGGGagcagatgggatccatcctagggggatgtgggagctgtggatgagctccccaagctgctctccatcatttaccatcagtgctggctcagcagggagggcccagaggactggaggtgccaatgtgagcccatccccaagaggggctggaaggaggagctggggaactccaggcctgtcagcctgacctgggtgcccggcaaggttatggaacagatcaccctgagtgccatcacagggcacgcacaggatggccgaggggtcagagccagccagcgtggattCCAGTGTCTGCATGGAATGGTCTGGATGAGGGGACTGAGTCCAAgatcagcaaatttgcagatgacaccaagctgggtgtgagtgtggatctgctggagggtaggagggctctgcagagggacctggacaggctggatccagggcccaaatccaacaaggtgaggtttaacaagtccaagtgctgggccctgcatgttggccacaacaacccctgcagtgctgcaggctggggacagagtggctggacagcagccaggcagaaagggacctgcaggcactgatggacagcaggctgcaCATGGGCCAACAGTGtgcccagggggccaagaaggccaatggctcctggcctggctcaggaatGGTTTGCctagcaggagcagggcagcgattgttcccctgtgctcagcaatgCTTGGGCAGCAactcgagtgctgtgtccagtcgTGGGccccccaatttaggaaggccatggaggggctggagcatgtccagagaagggcaaaaaggcaaaaagggaaggggtctggaacacaagctACCAACTCctgtgaagagcagctgagggacctgcagttgtttatcctggagaagaggaggctcaggggagacaaggcagtgtcagggcacaggttggacttgatgatctccaaggtcttATCCAACatttctgattctgtgattctctggaaacacccttggagcagttgcaggaagagccctgggcctcctcttcagaagctccagcagcccaggtccctcagcttctcctgccagccccaaagcccatcctgtcagtcctgcagagcctctgcagctcctcctcactgcccagaacagggagccccagaggcagacacagcagcccagatgtgcccccctggcctggggtgcctctggccagggagcagcaccaggcactgcaggagcctgcagacaattcctgcagcacttgtaggatgatcctgctgcccaagggacgttcccatggtgccaagtcaggaactgcaatggggagtggggccagagaggaaagggcaaacagggatgggctgtctgcaggggaggggacaggggtgggAAATACGAAGAAATGTGTAGCAGGAAGcgaaaagaaagcaaagaaatttgtagcaggaagagtaaagaaagcaaagagtaaagaaagtaaaggaaaatgaagccaaggaaatgctgaggGCAGTTTggaggtggctgccaggcagccctggctctgaacaacagcatctgcagtgggacaggaaactcccagctgatgggaacaaactttctggctgactgcagtggccaggacaaagctgagcggtttccctggtgtcccccagcccttgctggccccagggggtgatggcatttgtgctccctcaggttcatgtccccacaccaacagcatgggggtgctccccctgtTGTGTGCAgtgcaaacaggggctgctgagccagtgctgccgtgtctgtgcctgcaaggatggggcacctgtgtgaactgggggagaggccagggctgcagaggggggatgttgttggctGCTGCATGAGGGCGCTCTTGGACACtgtcctgggctgtgcagcgcactggggatggatcagcccctgctctgttgctccttcccgtctgccccagggcccttgcagagccccagccatgctgtttgcccccggcctggggctgcccacggtcagcctggggctgctcacaggggttttctgtgctgagcattggcctggccatgttcttgagagagcctgggcaaggagcctggagcccccaggccctgggctgagccgtcagcgctgccccagcagtgcccatggcctgtccctgctgcagccccggcactgccacccccagggctgtgcccggccccgagagcactcaggccctgcagcaataccagggccaccagggcagcggggcagggccacggcagcagcactggcaacaccaagttGGCAGAAACGATGAATATTTTCACTttgtagaaaatatttaaaattttaaacaaggACAAAGAACTTCCAAAATGGAACTAACAAGAAGTATTAAAGGttacttttattacaagtgatttgCAAATACTGGCCAGCAGTTAATGTTCCTGAAaccatccagtcatcagtctccacactgcagccttgagctcctggttcctcaggctgtagatgagggggttcagggctggaggcaccactgagtacagaactgacagggccagatccagggatggggaggaaatggaggggggcttcaggtaggcaaaTGTGCCAGTGCTATAGAAAAGAGAGACcacggccaggtgagggaggcaggtggaaaaagctttgtgccgtccctgctcacaggggatcctcagcacagccctgaagatctgcatataggagaaaacaatgaacacaaaacaaccaaatgaTAAATAGGCACTAACAGCAAGCAGCCCAAAATCCCTAAggtaggatttggagcaggagagtttgaggatctgtgggatttcacagaagaactggcccagggcattgccacggcacaggggcagggaaaatgtattggctgtgtgcaccacagcattgagaaaggcactggcccaggcagctgctgccatgtgggcacaagctctgctgcccaggagggtcccgtagtgcaggggtttgcagatggacacgtagcggtcgtagcacatgatggtcaggaggcaAATCTctgttgcaagaaaaaaaaaaaacagaaagacttgggcagcacatccagtgtaggagatgtccctggtgtgccagagggaattgtgcatggctttggggacagtggtgcagatcatgcccaggtcagtgagggccaggttgagcaggaagaagaacatgggcgtgtgcaggtggtggctgcaggctacggcgctgatgatgaggccgttgcccaggagggcagccagggagatgcccagcaagaggcagaagtgcaggagctgcagctgccgcgtgtctgccaatgccagcaggaggaagtgcctgatggagctgctgttggacatttgctgctgctggccatggGGACCTGTTCATGAAGAAAGGACAGCAAAGATTTAGAGGAGATACCTGTCACCAAAATGAAAGCCGTTTCCCATATACCCTCCTCTGGAATAGACACacacactcttttttttttttttttttttggcgtTCTGGGGTTCTTTTAAAAAGcttctccctttctctgctgctgttcttgGATATCAGAAAGCCTCAGAATTTCTGCTGCGTCCAGGGAAACAGAGTGCATTCTGTGAGGCAAAGTGATGAATGGAAAGTGAGGGTAGATGGTCTCTCATTCTGACCTGTTCAGAGTTTCTCTGGGCTTTAACCTTTCTCAGGTGGAGGAGGGTCACATTCCAATGATTCCCCTATAATGTCACCAGGTCCTGGTGAGAGCAGATGgatccaccacagcccagctccacatttGAAGCCAAAACCTCATATTGCTCATTTCTCcaacccagcagcattttcagtgtcagAACACCTCTGCATCTCCTCATCAATCTTATAACTCAGAGATGCTCTAGGACAGGTTTGCACCCTGGATTGGAGCTCCCAGCTTGGACTGAAATCTCAGGGACCCTTCCAAGTGTCCTTATGATGGCATTGGATGaagggagatgcagctccttgcctggctgcactgacagcattgcccagagctgggcagtggggacagcgtcaccctgagccagctgtgccccctccagagcccccagtgctgggcagctgctcccagccctgcgctctgcagagggaactgggcccggggctgcagagctgccccacggctctgctgcagctctgcctgcacaggaggggctgcacaccttggagccccggccctgagggcacaggctgggctggggcacaggagggagggggcttgttcagagggagaggctgcactggaggggatCCTGTGGGCATCTCTaaactctccctgccacagTATTGCTGGatattgttttctctcctttcctgatattctctctgcttcctgaagattttcctcctgcaggtgtttccctgtgcctgatctctccctgccaacactcacagaccccaaatctctgtgccctctccttggcctgacagagccctgcctgtttgcagggcactgGCTGGGGCAGTTTCTGTTTGCAGCTGGGAGAAACGACAGCTCAGACTGAGTCTGTTGGCTCCAGCAAAGGTGATGCTggtgctgtccatgggcagaGTGACTGAAAGCACATTAGGGATCTCCTGTGACCCTATAATCACCAAAAGTAACAGTTCAGACGTCTCAGACACTTGTCAAAATTCATAATTAATAATTCATAACCTACTTTTAATATTTATCCCCCCTCCCTGCATTCTCCAAAAGCAGGAAACTGATTTCAAAGTCTTAggaaattttctcatttttgttaaAATCCTTGACTTGCAAATATTCTATGACTGATTAGAACCCCTCAGCATATCAGAGTTTCATGAGCCTTTCACCTCCCCTGCACCAAAAATACTCAGAGTtgtactcacagggtctgtaggcattgggatgttccagctttaggagatggctccaggagctgcagctgcattgtcctgcagccagaggttcctgtgccaagggctgtcagtgattctgccccaggcacttctcagccccttcccagccctgactgattgaagctctctgtgcctctgtgctgtgcccggggtggctgcaggcagtgccccagccctgctgggctggcagaagagctgctcatcaagagaaatgtgcttttgaagctcttcttggttaccaggagctgcctctttgccacgagcccagcccagctcagcagcacagacacagcacaaggactttaatgagcctctggggctttgggctcaggccctgaacatcagtccctgaaaaggagctgaagaaacctctccagaactccaagtcagaatccaactccaaagtttcttggacttttaatgggtcccactgaggaacacgactgagaaagtgtccccaggccccaggcagagcagagaactggaggcagtgatgacaggtgggaacaaagagaagccaagtcttggtgccctggggcacagcagggtctgtgccaccaagggctgggaggagacaccttgtcctgaggccctggggcctcctggcacagcctcagccaggctgggcactgtcagccccttgtcctgccctcagcatccccccctagcccacatcccaggggcctcaaggatctgctggaaggagtccctggggagccttgctcaggaatggcctTGGGGGCTCCTTAATTCTCCCTGtagggactgcaggtttttcaaaggactttgggtttggcttttgccttgagTCTCTGAGAgatttgtgcaatcatggcctccaattatttgctgtaattagtcccatgagaggctttgtcagtaacaacattcagtgggctcattaatgcttcaaggtacttcaattattttaaggtacttggtgtttcccttttgatacagactctgtgagaggtttctgcaatcatggccctaattatctgctttaacgagtcccttgagagctttgcaCTTACATGTAGTGGAGCTCATTAATACTATGAAATACTCAAGATTTTTAAGGTACtatggattttcctttccacactgaatctctgagaagtttttgtgccatcctggcctccagatctctcctccaaggagtccatgaggagcctgtctAGGGGATGGACCTCAGTGGGATGCATCCATGATTTGAGACACTTGGTGGTTTTCTTCTGACTTTGACTCCTAGAAATGTTTCTGCAATCTCCTCTCAGACCCTGAGGttccagggctcagctccaaatgcaccaCAAGGCTCATTAGGATCAAACAAGTCCTGACAAcccatggctctgccttgatttccctctgctctaGTGCAGttcatcagaaatatttctgtagtgATTTTGGTTCACCAATTTGAGATTTCTTGGAGAATGCAGCAATTATTGTGGTGGCTTCAGTGTTGGCTAATTACCAGTGCACTCACTAGAATATACTTACTCATTTCCTCCTGTGTGATAAGATTAGGAGAacagcaaagcaggctcaaaactttaagAGGGTATAGGGAAAAGTTCATTAATAGCaactaaaagaaagagtaataaGAACACAACTTTCAGAAAACTTCTCGTCTCCctacaaccttttctttcttactgaCATTATAAAGAGATAAACCTAgaattttcagtcagtttaccCCAACTAGAATAGTCTTTCTTGAGTTCTCTTAGGGAGAGGAGTCTCTCTTTCATGCTATGGAGACTTCTCCAGAAGAGACACTTCTCTTGTGGCTACCAATTTCCATGAATAGCAACTGC from Melospiza georgiana isolate bMelGeo1 unplaced genomic scaffold, bMelGeo1.pri scaffold_29, whole genome shotgun sequence includes:
- the LOC131096403 gene encoding olfactory receptor 14J1-like yields the protein MVTQRGFMEPRDHYDSVGPDGTMETIVTLQGLVSPRGHYDTSEICLLTIMCYDRYVSICKPLHYGTLLGSRACAHMAAAAWASAFLNAVVHTANTFSLPLCRGNALGQFFCEIPQILKLSCSKSYLRDFGLLAVSAYLSFGCFVFIVFSYMQIFRAVLRIPCEQGRHKAFSTCLPHLAVVSLFYSTGTFAYLKPPSISSPSLDLALSVLYSVVPPALNPLIYSLRNQE